One Polyangia bacterium genomic window carries:
- a CDS encoding DUF4380 domain-containing protein yields MVLFQLSGGAATTRLGREAARLMAAAALLVVGGCSSSNAPPASSGSGGAQATGGTSGGSGGAPGSGGAGGSALDAATGDAADSSLPQDTASTDAPGDASSDGDGGGALTLTLPIQRGDLDVFEFGSLMFKMQPSLGARITSFQLDGDELLTGPTENPMYFGSTLWPSPADDWVLNMFAAPAIIDNQPYTTTVGADGVITSTSAAYTTPKNNKKLSVAKIFHADTTKQSITIDYTITNLGTTPYQIGHWEVTRVFPGGLTFFPTGTMSQVDFSNAGEPQVMKLQLAQGYTWYDNKTHMAGKGSAKSGSETEGGFIAHVAPNPKGDLLFVKTFKPIVPPSMPPPGHFDVEMFCNDPPTYIELEEHSAYETVMPGATYTATVHWYLHRLPIGTDRSVGSAALIAAVKQLLGN; encoded by the coding sequence ATGGTCCTGTTTCAACTTTCAGGGGGCGCGGCGACGACCCGGCTGGGGCGTGAGGCCGCCAGGTTGATGGCCGCGGCAGCGTTGTTGGTCGTCGGCGGCTGCAGCAGCAGCAATGCGCCGCCAGCGTCGTCCGGCTCGGGCGGCGCCCAGGCCACCGGTGGAACCTCGGGCGGCAGCGGTGGTGCGCCGGGCTCGGGCGGCGCGGGTGGAAGTGCCCTCGACGCGGCGACTGGCGACGCGGCGGACAGCAGCTTGCCACAAGACACGGCCAGCACCGACGCGCCCGGTGACGCGTCTTCGGATGGCGACGGCGGCGGCGCGCTGACCCTGACGTTGCCGATTCAGCGGGGCGATCTGGACGTGTTCGAATTCGGCTCGCTGATGTTCAAGATGCAGCCCTCTCTGGGGGCCCGCATCACCAGCTTTCAGCTGGATGGGGACGAGCTCCTGACCGGCCCTACCGAGAACCCAATGTATTTCGGCTCTACATTGTGGCCGAGCCCAGCTGACGACTGGGTTCTGAACATGTTTGCGGCGCCGGCGATTATTGACAACCAACCCTACACGACAACGGTCGGCGCCGACGGGGTCATCACATCAACGAGTGCTGCCTACACCACTCCGAAGAACAACAAGAAACTCAGTGTCGCGAAGATATTTCACGCTGATACGACGAAGCAGAGCATAACGATCGATTACACGATCACCAATCTCGGCACGACGCCGTACCAGATTGGACATTGGGAAGTTACGCGCGTTTTCCCCGGAGGCCTGACGTTCTTCCCGACAGGAACGATGTCGCAGGTCGATTTTTCGAACGCGGGCGAGCCGCAGGTGATGAAGCTGCAGCTGGCGCAAGGCTATACCTGGTACGACAACAAAACGCACATGGCCGGCAAAGGATCGGCGAAATCCGGTTCCGAGACAGAGGGCGGATTTATTGCGCATGTCGCTCCTAATCCCAAAGGCGATCTTCTATTCGTCAAGACCTTCAAGCCCATCGTTCCACCAAGCATGCCGCCTCCGGGGCACTTCGATGTGGAGATGTTCTGCAACGATCCACCCACGTACATCGAGCTCGAGGAACACAGCGCCTACGAAACGGTTATGCCCGGCGCGACCTACACCGCAACCGTGCATTGGTATCTGCACCGCCTGCCAATCGGGACTGATCGCAGCGTCGGAAGTGCCGCGCTGATCGCCGCCGTGAAGCAGCTGCTCGGGA
- a CDS encoding porin yields MRRFGSLGSIFAAVSVLCALSVAPSFAKAEVVLHDADGWRVFTTGRAEAHYELADGDGDPHNLNNKLVGGQFQNSSQDQNNKLFDSRIRSGFVGTQIGFGVSTKFTETLEAKGFVSFWINGIDSSKGTGANKDVDVREAWGSLTGPGGTFLFGRTFSIFGSASGEVNAYAYEFAVGNPCLVDGTTIACGSVGAGPLYAAPNAQFRYMSPRLAGLQLQASLEDPSTTPDYQITRYPRGEGELNYLLLFGDDGKLVIKGQGLAQQLAKLNSTSTGTVSTTAWGAMGVARLEVRGLRVGGGAWTGKGMGVDVPFQQDDPGRPLAHDLPGGMDANGNPFPGDQLRSFRGLFGNIAYNYYGNGVAVGGGTASVQETLSDAFTASTSLLRQNAEYHVVLTKRIYAIVLSAEYMHWKSDWYRGETQTINFIGAGSTFVW; encoded by the coding sequence ATGAGACGATTCGGCAGCCTGGGTTCGATCTTTGCGGCGGTATCTGTCCTGTGCGCGTTGTCGGTGGCGCCTTCTTTTGCCAAGGCCGAAGTGGTCTTGCACGACGCCGACGGTTGGCGCGTCTTCACCACCGGCCGCGCCGAGGCCCACTATGAACTCGCCGATGGTGACGGCGATCCGCACAACCTGAACAACAAGCTGGTGGGCGGTCAGTTCCAGAACAGCTCACAGGATCAAAACAACAAGCTGTTCGATTCGCGCATCCGCAGCGGCTTCGTCGGCACCCAGATCGGCTTCGGTGTCAGCACCAAGTTCACCGAGACCCTGGAGGCCAAGGGCTTCGTCTCCTTTTGGATCAACGGCATCGACAGCTCCAAGGGGACCGGCGCCAACAAAGATGTCGACGTCCGTGAAGCGTGGGGATCGCTGACCGGCCCGGGAGGAACGTTTCTCTTCGGCCGCACGTTCTCGATCTTCGGGTCCGCCTCGGGCGAGGTGAACGCCTACGCGTACGAGTTCGCGGTTGGCAATCCGTGCCTGGTCGACGGGACCACCATCGCGTGTGGTTCCGTCGGCGCGGGCCCGCTTTACGCCGCGCCCAACGCCCAGTTCCGGTACATGTCGCCACGGCTGGCCGGCCTGCAACTGCAAGCGTCGCTGGAAGATCCGAGCACGACGCCCGACTATCAAATCACCCGTTATCCACGCGGCGAGGGCGAGCTTAATTACCTGCTGCTGTTTGGCGACGACGGCAAGCTGGTGATCAAAGGCCAGGGTCTGGCGCAGCAACTGGCAAAGTTGAACAGCACGTCGACTGGAACAGTGTCGACCACCGCCTGGGGCGCGATGGGTGTGGCCCGTCTGGAGGTGCGCGGCCTGCGCGTGGGCGGCGGCGCCTGGACCGGCAAGGGGATGGGCGTCGATGTGCCGTTCCAGCAGGATGATCCCGGGCGGCCGCTGGCGCACGATCTGCCGGGCGGCATGGACGCCAATGGCAACCCATTCCCGGGCGATCAGCTGCGCAGCTTCCGAGGTCTCTTTGGGAACATCGCCTACAATTACTACGGCAACGGCGTGGCGGTGGGCGGCGGCACCGCGTCCGTGCAAGAGACGCTGTCGGACGCGTTCACGGCCAGCACCAGCTTGCTGCGGCAGAACGCCGAGTATCACGTCGTTCTCACCAAGCGTATCTACGCCATCGTCCTCAGCGCCGAGTACATGCACTGGAAGTCGGACTGGTACCGCGGTGAGACCCAGACCATCAACTTCATCGGCGCGGGTTCCACGTTCGTTTGGTGA